Proteins co-encoded in one Arthrobacter globiformis genomic window:
- the carB gene encoding carbamoyl-phosphate synthase large subunit → MPKRTDLKSVLVIGSGPIVIGQAAEFDYSGTQALRVLKEEGLRVILVNSNPATIMTDPEFADATYIEPITPEVVEKIIAKERPDAVLPTLGGQTALNTAIALDKNGVLEKYNVELIGANIAAIELGEDREKFKGVVERCGAESARSHIIHTMDEALKAADDLGYPMVVRPSFTMGGLGSGLAYNEEDLRRIVGQGLQYSPTSEVLLEESILGWKEYELEMMRDKNDNVVVVCSIENFDPVGVHTGDSITVAPALTLTDREYQRLRDISIAVIREVGVDTGGCNIQFAIDPATGRVVVIEMNPRVSRSSALASKATGFAIAKIATKLSLGYTLDEIPNDITQKTPASFEPTLDYVVVKVPRFAFEKFPAADPTLTTTMKSVGEAMAMGRNFTEALQKALRSLEQKGSQLDFSSVPEWEVPELIEKAKRPTTERLHQVQRALLGGASVEELHEATKIDPWFLDQLQLLNEISQEIRHSGALTQDMLRNAKRHGFSDEQIGSLTHNSEAVVRGVRQALGIRPVYKTVDTCAAEFAAYTPYHYSAYDEEDEVALHSKPSILILGSGPNRIGQGIEFDYSCVHASMALRKAGYETVMVNCNPETVSTDYDISTRLYFEPLTLEDVLEVIAAEERTGGVMGVFVQLGGQTPLKLAQQLADAGVPILGTSPEAIDLAEHRGAFARVLDEAGLVSPKNGTAVSFEDAKKIADEIGYPVLVRPSYVLGGRGMEIVYDEPNLSRYIANATEITAEHPVLIDRFLEDAVEIDVDALFDGTDMYLGGIMEHIEEAGVHSGDSACVLPPITLGNNVLERVRTATRAIAEGVGVRGLINIQFALASDVLYVLEANPRASRTVPFVSKATGVQMAKAAALIGTGVTIGQLRSAYKILPETGDGSTLPLDAPVSVKEAVLPFSRFRTPEGKVVDSLLGPEMRSTGEVMGIDKHFDTAFAKSQAAANNALPTEGKVFVSVANRDKRSVIMGVKRLSDLGFEIVSTGGTADVLRRNGIQATPVRKVAEGSSAEGEGTIADLVIAGEIDMVFNTPSGGEARSDGYELRAAATSIGIPCITTVAEFNAAVQAIEALRTYAWSVTSLQEHAAALVASQEAALQKAAAQSPAAQNA, encoded by the coding sequence ATGCCCAAGAGAACTGACCTTAAGAGCGTCCTGGTCATCGGTTCCGGCCCGATCGTCATCGGCCAGGCCGCTGAATTCGACTACTCCGGCACGCAGGCCCTTCGCGTCCTCAAGGAGGAAGGCCTGCGCGTCATCCTCGTCAACTCCAACCCGGCCACCATCATGACCGACCCGGAGTTCGCTGACGCCACCTACATCGAGCCCATCACCCCCGAGGTGGTGGAGAAGATCATCGCCAAGGAGCGCCCGGACGCCGTGCTGCCCACCCTGGGCGGCCAAACGGCACTGAACACCGCCATCGCGCTGGACAAGAACGGTGTGCTGGAGAAGTACAACGTGGAACTGATTGGCGCGAACATCGCCGCGATCGAGCTCGGCGAGGACCGCGAGAAGTTCAAGGGCGTCGTGGAGCGCTGCGGCGCCGAGTCCGCCCGCAGCCACATCATCCACACCATGGACGAGGCCCTGAAGGCAGCCGACGACCTCGGCTACCCCATGGTGGTCCGCCCCTCCTTCACCATGGGCGGCCTCGGTTCCGGCCTGGCGTACAACGAAGAGGACCTGCGCCGGATCGTCGGCCAGGGCCTGCAGTACAGCCCCACCAGCGAGGTGCTGCTCGAAGAGAGCATCCTGGGCTGGAAGGAATACGAGCTCGAGATGATGCGGGACAAGAACGACAACGTGGTTGTCGTCTGTTCCATCGAGAACTTTGATCCCGTGGGCGTGCACACCGGCGACTCCATCACCGTTGCCCCGGCACTGACCCTTACCGACCGCGAATACCAGCGGCTGCGCGACATCTCCATCGCGGTCATCCGTGAGGTCGGCGTGGACACCGGCGGCTGCAACATCCAGTTCGCCATCGATCCCGCGACCGGCCGCGTAGTGGTCATCGAAATGAACCCGCGCGTGTCCCGCTCCTCGGCGCTGGCGTCCAAGGCCACGGGCTTCGCCATCGCCAAGATCGCCACCAAGCTCTCGCTGGGCTACACCCTGGACGAGATCCCGAACGACATCACCCAGAAGACCCCCGCCTCCTTCGAGCCGACGCTCGACTACGTGGTGGTCAAGGTCCCGCGGTTCGCGTTCGAGAAGTTCCCCGCCGCGGACCCCACGCTCACCACCACCATGAAGTCGGTGGGCGAGGCGATGGCCATGGGCCGCAACTTCACCGAAGCCCTGCAGAAGGCCCTGCGCTCCTTGGAGCAGAAGGGCTCGCAGCTGGACTTCAGCTCCGTCCCCGAATGGGAAGTCCCGGAGCTCATCGAGAAGGCCAAGCGCCCCACGACGGAACGCCTGCACCAGGTCCAGCGCGCCCTGCTCGGCGGCGCCAGCGTGGAGGAACTCCACGAGGCCACCAAGATCGACCCCTGGTTCCTTGACCAGCTCCAGCTGCTCAACGAAATCTCCCAGGAGATCCGCCACTCCGGCGCCCTGACTCAGGACATGCTCCGCAACGCCAAGCGCCACGGCTTCTCCGACGAACAGATCGGTTCGCTGACGCATAACTCGGAGGCCGTTGTCCGCGGCGTCCGCCAGGCACTGGGCATCCGCCCGGTCTACAAGACCGTGGACACCTGCGCCGCGGAATTCGCCGCCTACACGCCGTATCACTACTCGGCCTACGACGAGGAGGACGAGGTTGCGCTGCACTCCAAGCCGTCCATCCTTATCCTCGGCTCCGGGCCCAACCGCATCGGCCAGGGCATTGAGTTCGACTACTCCTGCGTCCACGCCTCGATGGCACTGCGCAAGGCCGGCTACGAGACGGTCATGGTCAACTGCAACCCGGAAACCGTCTCCACCGACTACGACATCTCCACCCGGCTCTACTTCGAGCCGCTGACCCTTGAGGACGTCCTCGAGGTCATCGCGGCTGAGGAGCGCACCGGCGGCGTGATGGGCGTCTTCGTGCAGCTCGGCGGCCAGACCCCGCTGAAGCTGGCCCAGCAGCTGGCCGACGCCGGCGTGCCGATCCTGGGCACCTCGCCCGAAGCGATCGACCTCGCCGAGCACCGCGGCGCCTTCGCCCGCGTGCTGGACGAAGCTGGCCTGGTTTCCCCGAAGAACGGCACTGCCGTCTCCTTCGAGGACGCCAAGAAGATCGCCGACGAGATCGGTTACCCCGTCCTGGTCCGCCCGTCCTACGTCCTGGGCGGCCGCGGCATGGAGATTGTCTACGACGAGCCCAACCTGTCCCGCTACATCGCCAACGCCACCGAAATCACCGCCGAGCACCCTGTGCTGATTGACCGGTTCCTCGAGGACGCAGTCGAGATCGACGTCGACGCCCTCTTCGACGGCACGGACATGTACCTGGGCGGCATCATGGAGCACATCGAGGAGGCCGGCGTTCACTCCGGCGACTCTGCGTGCGTCCTCCCGCCCATCACGCTGGGCAACAATGTGCTGGAACGCGTCCGCACCGCCACCCGGGCCATCGCCGAGGGTGTGGGCGTCCGCGGCCTCATCAACATCCAGTTCGCGCTGGCCTCCGACGTCCTTTACGTCCTGGAAGCCAACCCGCGCGCCTCCCGGACCGTGCCCTTCGTGTCCAAGGCCACCGGCGTGCAGATGGCCAAGGCCGCTGCCCTGATCGGCACCGGCGTGACCATCGGCCAGCTCCGCAGCGCGTACAAGATTCTCCCGGAAACCGGCGACGGCTCCACGCTGCCGCTGGACGCGCCCGTGTCCGTCAAGGAAGCGGTCCTGCCGTTCAGCCGCTTCCGGACCCCGGAGGGCAAGGTCGTGGACTCCCTGCTCGGCCCGGAAATGCGTTCCACCGGCGAGGTCATGGGCATCGACAAGCACTTTGACACCGCCTTCGCCAAGAGCCAGGCCGCGGCGAACAACGCCCTGCCCACCGAGGGCAAGGTCTTCGTTTCCGTGGCGAACCGCGACAAGCGTTCGGTGATCATGGGCGTCAAGCGCCTCTCCGACCTCGGCTTCGAGATCGTTTCCACCGGCGGCACCGCCGACGTGCTGCGCCGCAACGGCATCCAGGCCACCCCGGTGCGCAAGGTGGCCGAGGGCAGCAGCGCCGAAGGTGAAGGCACCATCGCCGACCTCGTGATTGCCGGCGAAATCGACATGGTGTTCAACACCCCGTCCGGCGGCGAGGCCCGCAGCGACGGGTACGAACTCCGTGCCGCCGCCACGTCCATCGGCATCCCCTGCATCACCACCGTGGCCGAGTTCAACGCCGCCGTCCAGGCGATTGAGGCCCTGCGCACCTACGCCTGGTCCGTGACCAGCCTGCAGGAGCACGCCGCAGCGCTCGTTGCGTCGCAGGAGGCCGCCCTGCAGAAGGCAGCCGCGCAGAGCCCGGCAGCGCAGAATGCCTGA